The bacterium BMS3Abin14 genome includes the window TTCACCAGGCCCGGGGAGTAAGCCAGCCCATCATGGGCAGTGTGACATGTGGTGCACAGGATCCTCGGCTGATCCGTGTCGGGGTCCGGCGATCCCCAGACATACCCCTCCAGTTCCACCGTGTCGGCGATGGCAACAATGGAACCCGGTCCGTTGGACAGGTCATCATCCTCCGGGTGATATGTCCGCCCTGTCACCGTTCCCCCGGGATTGGGAAAGGGCGGGGTCTTCTCACCGTCCCCTCTCTCTCCCCGGTGGCATCCCTCGCAAAATTCATCGGACACGCTTCGCACGGGATCTACCGCCAGGAGACTATCCACCGGGCCTTTTTTATCCCTGCCATGGATGGCATGGCATGTCCAACACTCAATCTTGCCCTGACTGCCATAGCCGAGGTGACCGCCCAGCATCCAGTGTACCCCGCTCGCTCCGCGTCCATTGGCGGCAGGATAGTTCAGGGGAAAGGCGACCTTAAATCCCTGTTGAACGGATATGGGGCTCGCTCCACCGATCTTGTCGTACGGCTCCACGGAAACGGGATGATCGCCGGTCCTGTTCTCGGGACCGGCCCCCACGGCCTTCCGGCCTCTGTGGCATCTTTCGCACAGCCCCAGTAGCGGAACGCGCAGGAAGGGGCGGTTGGCCTCGTTGTGGGGGTCATGGCAGGTGGTGCAGTTCATCGCCCCGCCAGACAAATTGGGCAGCCCCGTGTTCGTTAAAAAGGTGTCGATCGTCGCCATATTGGGGTCCAGGCCATGGCTGTCCGGGTGAAAAACGGTCAATCCCGCGTCCACATTTCGGTCCATTATGGAAACGCCATCGTGGCAGGAAGAGCAGGTAATGCCCACGGTCCCGAGGGTTCTCAGGGAGGGTGGGACGGCACGCCAGATGAGAGGCCTGTCATCGGATGAGACAAAGTGGCAAAAGTCGCACTGCGGGTTGGTTTTGAGTTTGTCCCCACTGGTGGAAAGATAGCCCTGTCCGAACAGGTCATGAGGGGAACCGATGACGGCTCCAACCCCCCGATCCGCAGTCATCAGGATTATCAATACAACGAGAAGCCCTCGGAGGACGGGACCCGGGGAATGCCTCGTTATCATAACCCTGCCGGACATCAGGGTGAAACCCGCATTGTCGGCACTTTTCTCACCTGTACCCTGCGTGCCAGCTTTTCACAGATAACAAGCCGGTCAGGGGGCGCCAATACGATTCCGTTGGGAGATCCGACGTCGAGGGGTAGTCCGTTCTCGTTTCCCAGAAGCGCCACAAAGGTACCATCAGGCCTGAAAACCTGGATGGCGTTGAGATAGGAATCCGCAACGTAGATGACACCCTTTTTGTCCCGGGCAATGCCCTTGGGACGGATGAACTGGCCGATACCTAATCCGGTCTCTCCGATTATCCGCTCGGGCTTACCAGACAGCCGCATGATCTGAAGACGGGAATTGAGGGTGTCGGACACGATCAATCGGTCAGGACCTGATACTGTCAGAAAGGTCGGATACTGCATCAGGCCGGGTTCATATCCTCTCCCCCCCAGGATATTCACGAGCTTGTTGTTCCTGTCCAGGACGTAGATCCAGCCATTGGGGTTGTCGGTCACCAGAAGGGCGCCGTCCGATCCGATGGCGATATCCACCAGACCGAACCTGAAATGAGGAAAACGTTTGTTGAAATCATCCCCAAAATAATCCTTGACCATCCCCAGGAGGGTTATCCTCCTGTCAAAATACCCGTTGGGATTGAAGACTACGATTTCTCCACGGTAGGCATCCACCGCGTAGACTTTCCCGTCAGCGTCGATAGCGATGCCCATCAGGCGGTCGAACTCCCAGGGAGAGTTCCCTGTTCCTCCAAGGCGGTTCTGTACCTCGTCCCGGCTGCCGATAATGATGATCTCACCGGTGCCGGAATCCGAAACGTAGATCTGATCCGTATCCTTCCTGTAATCGACATCCACGGGGCTGACGAAGCCGTAATCCTCCCAACCGTACATCTTGATCAGTTCGGTGCGGCTCACCACCTCTTCCAGGGTTTTTATTCCCTGAAAGGGGCCCTTAGCCCTTGAGCCGGCCCCGCGGGCCTTAAAGAGAACCCGCAGTACGGCGCTCCGGGCCGACTCCTTGAGAGTCCTGCTGAAGGCCGTTAATACATACTGATAGATTTCCCCCGGGATCACGTCGTGGTCAAGATAACTGGTGTCGACAGAGCTGTAGACAAGACTGAAATTTTCATCGCCTTTCCGTTTTCTGTAAAGGTTATACGCCAGGACTGAACGGGGAGCGCCGTGGGACCATGTGAGAGCGAGGCCATCCGGTCTGATCTGATGGGCCGCCCATTCCGGTGGTTGGACAGACTCCAGCGCCTGGGATACAATACGGAAATAGCGCACCTCTGAAGGAGGGCCGGGCCGCTCCTGCTTGTCCAATGGAATTATCTGGTAATAGTAGTTCAGGTTGGCTTTGACATTGGAGTCATCGTAAACAGGGTTTTTGCTTCTTCTGATTTCATTGAAATGGCCCTGATCTCCATCTCTTCTCATGACCACATACCGGACAGCGCCCTGAACCCTGAACCACCTCAGGTTTACGAGGTGCTCCTCCTGGTAGATACCGATCCACCGTGGCGGAGAGAGGGAAACTTCGCCATCGGTCGGCAGTGCCTGGGATGTCGAACCGACAACCACCGCCATCAGGACGGCAGGCAGGAAAAGCATCCTGGCCCACGGAAAAAGGCAGTGGAATTTTCCGGATTCGCGCTCCTTGTTCCGAACCTTCAATATCCCTCCTCAGCGACACTCCCAAGTGTCTGTAGCCTTTTTAACATGAAATTTACGGGCATGCGAGTTTCAAGGTATCGAAGTGTCCTGGAACCAGTCCAGAGTCCAGTGTCCAGAGGGAGAAAACGGTATCGAAGTGTCGAGGTAACCAGGTAATGTCCAATGTCCAACGGGTAACAGCTGTCATCGCGAACCGTGTCCCGGGTGAAGCGATCCCGTGGGCGGCCGAAGGACGCCGCAATGACGGGCGCAGTCATCGCGCGTGACCCCGCTCTCCCCTGTTTTCGGTTGACAACTTGACCGCAGGATTGATAGCTTCTTTGGGGTTTGTTAAGTTTTTACCAATTGCACTAGACCCTCGATAGACCTCTTTTTTACAGGAGGGCATCGGAGGTCGTGGAGGATACTTCGTATGGGTTTTCCCATGAAACTCAGGGCGTTGGTCGTACGTATAACCCTTACCCTCGCAGCATCCCTCATATCACTGGCGCTTGTCACAGCCGCTATTTCTCCTGATGTGGCGATGGGGGCCTCCATCAGGGAAGGAGACGTAGCCCCGCTTTTCATCGGGGTGGATCTTCAAGGGGTTTCCCATAACCTCCAGGATCACATCGGCAAAGACGTAATCATGCTGGACTTCTGGTCCATCTACTGCGTTTCCTGCGTTCAGGAGATGCCCAAACTGGTGGCGCTTCACAAAAAATACAAGGACCAGGGTTTCGTGGCATTCGGGATAGACCTCGATTCTTTCAGCGTCCGGCGCGTAAAGCGGTTTGTCAACGGTCTCAATTACGATGTCTCTTATCCCATTATCGTGGACCGTAAAAGAGAGATCGCCGGCGCCTACAAGGTGAGTATGCTGCCGACAACCATTTTCATCGGGAAGGACGGCAAAGTGAAACTCTTTCACATCGGTTACAAACCCGGCAACGAAGACGAGTTTGATGACCTGATTGAAAAACTGATAAAATGAACAAGGTGTTTTGAAAATGATGAAAAAGATTCACCCGGCGATTGGGATATACTTTTCCCCGGCGATTCTTACAGTGCTGTTTCTCGCCCTTTTACTTGGCGGCGTGGCCTTCGCATCCGAAGCGACCGACAAAGTTGCCGAAAACCGGATTCTGAAGATAGGAACTCAAGCGCCGGATTTCGAAATCCAGACCATCGATGGAAAACCCTACCAACTCCGGGAGCACCTCGGTCAAAAACCGATCCTTCTCTTTTTCTGGTCGTTCTTCTGCGGTCCATGCAGGGAGGAGATGCCCTCTTTTCAGAATATCTACTCTGAAGTTGGAAAGGACCGCATGGAATTTGTCGGGATAAACCTTGACGGAAAGGGTTTGAGTAAAGCCATCAATAAGTTCCTGGCGAGTTCAAAAATGGAGTTTGTGCCCCTTTTCGATGAACTGATAGGGATCAACTACAAGGTAGCCGACCCCTACGGAATCGCCGGAACGCCAACCGTCTACGTTATCGACCTGCAGGGAAAGATCGCGTTCTCCGGAGTGGGCAGGGTCGAGCCGGACGAGTTGAAAAAGGTCCTGGAAGGTATCCTGGCGGGAAGCTGAAAACAACCCCCTTTTGTCTCACGCCCGTTCGTCACGCCTACGGACGACAGTAGCATCCCCCCTCCCTTGAGGGGAGGGGCTGGGGGAGGGTGCATGTTTCCCCCCTCACCTCGGTCCTCTCCCCCGGCGGGGAGAAGAATTTCTCCGAAATCAGGTATTGAGGCCTTTCAGGCGGAGATGAAAGCTTGCTTTTATCTCCGCCTGAAAGATCTCAATGGTTCAGGTGACGGGATACGCCTTCCTTTGCGAGCTTTGCGACTTTGCGTGAGACGAATTGGAATTTGCAGAATGAGGTTCACATTATTGAAACGAACCTGATTTTGGTTATTTGGGTGCTTTAATGGATTTGATCCCGGCGTTGATCCACGCCTCATCCTTGTCCCCATGGCACCGGGCGCAGGCCTGGGGAACGGTCAGATTTTCCTTTATTGAAACCTCATTGATGTTGAAGTTGTGGGAGTCGGCAGGTGCTTCCTGCCCGTTCATGTCCGAGTCGTGACATTCGATACAGGGCATGGGAGGGCGGCTGAAATCGAACTTGTGGTCATGGATGCTGTAGCGCTTGCCACCGTCCGTTACAGTCGGCACGTGGCAGTCCACGCATTCGGCCTGGGCCTCAGTATGCATGGAGTGCTTCTCGTAGGCCGGATAGATCTTCCGGTGGCAGGTGCCGCAGTATTCGCTCCTCGACATCATTCGATGCTCGGTGACGGTAATCCCCCTGTCGAAACCGCATACATCGCACGCCCGATCTGTCGCATAGAACTTTGTCTGCCAATACATGAACATCCTGTGACGCTCCTTGTACGACATGTCACCCCAGTACCAACCCTTTGATTTGGGCTTGGGCATGAAGAAGTCCGTATAGTAATCCGTCAGGTCATCACCGGGCTTAAAACCCACAGGGAATGGAAATTTCTGGGTCTTCTTATCCTTGCCGTCGGTGTGACACGCTTCGCAGATCATGTCCCGGCGCTCTTTGTCCAATTTTGCCGGGTTAACGATCAATGCCGGGTCTCCGCCTGCCTCAACGTGTTTGTCCCCCGGGCCATGGCACGCCTCGCAGGCGATGGATTCCTCCGCGTAAGAGCGTGTTTGCTGGTCAAATCCGACAGCGTGACAGCCGTTGCATGTAATGGGGTACGGGTTCTGCTTCCAGTTCCAGATAGAATAGGGTTCCCACTTGGCCTCGGCTATGTTCCAGTATTTGGGAAGTACGTAGAACTGCCCCCCCAGAAGGGTGAGGTATTTCTGAATCCAGTGACTCCCGATGGTGAAGTAGATATCGCTCTTCTTGAAAGGGATGTCCGGTCCGAAGTTCGTGGCTTCAATCGCACCAGGGTCCTTTAAGGCGTTGCGGAGCATTCTGGCGTGGGGAGTTTTTTTCCACTGGTTATAGATCTCCTCATGGCACTTCCTGCACTCAGTGGAAGTGACATACCCCTCCATCCCGGCCGCCATGGAAAACACAGGAAAAAAATACTGTGAAAAAAAGAGAATAAAAAACAGGCTCAACAGGACCTTACGATTCAGAACCACAACATCCCCTCGTTAGATTGCCGTGTCACTCAAACCTTTCACCCCCACCTCTGGTCCTCCCCCCTCAAGGGGGAGGAAGAGTAAGGAATGTCTCCTTCTTATGCTCGCAATGACAAGCGCGGCTTCCCATGAAATTGGCTATGCCAATAACCTACCTGGGTACCTCCAGCACGAGATCATCAAGGACAAAGGGCACCTCGTTCTCGCCGGGAGGATAGTCCCCGACATGGGAGTATTTAACAGTGCCGTCTACGCCGATGATAACTTTCAGGGGTATGGGCCCGGCAAGACCATAGATCTTGGTGGCCACTTTCAGGTCACTGTCAATGAGTACCGGGTATGGCATCCCCTTTTCCTTGGCCATTTTTCTGACCTGCTTGTCATCCCCGGTCTCCAACGCAATGGCGAGGAGTTCAAAACCCCTATCCTTGTACTCGTTATAATCCTTGATCAGGGTAGGGATCTCCTTCTTGCAGATGTTGCACCACGTCGCCCAGAACTCCAGCATCACGACCTTCTTTCCAAAGTAACTGGATAGCGTGATCTCCTTCCCATCGAGGGACTTCAGGGTAAAGTCCGGGGCCTTCTGGCCGATCTTGACCTTCATGGCCGTACTCTGGGCCTCCGACACCCCTTGAAAACACAGGGTGATGTTGGGAACAACCATGAATAATACCAGTACAACGAAAAGCATCTTTCTTCTCTTCATTTCAAACCCCCTGCGCGGTTCATAACTCCTCCATACCTCCCGGCAGAACCCTGCCGATTCTTTCTTTCATACTTTTAGTGATCCACGTTCTCTTCTTCCACCGTAGCCAGGTGGCCTTAAACTTCTTATCTCACCACCCGTTCGTCACGCCTACGGACGACAGTAGCATCCCCCCTCCCTTGAGGGGAGGGGCTGGGGGAGGGTGCATGTTTCCCCCCTCACCTCAGTCCTCTCCCCCTGGGGGAGAGGAAGAATATGGTGATAGGCGGCCATTTGGTGCCCCACCTCGACACATCGAGACCTCGATACCTCGATACCTTCTACGCCCCTAGTGACCCACAAAAACGGGCTTTTTCCAGCTATTGATCAGATCCAGCGCCCAGTTCTCCGCGTCCGGTTTATCTGTATGACATTTTGCGCATGCCTTCTGAATCCGGGGGTCGTAGCAGTTCTGCGTGTGGACCAGAAAGTAACTGTATGAATGGATGTTCCCCGAAAGTCCCTTGTTCAGATCCTTACCCCGCTTGACGTGGCAATCGTTGCAGACCAGCTTTACCGTGTTGGGATGACGGGTATGGAGCGGCATTTTTGCCCTGAAATCATGACAGCTGAAACAAAAATCCATGGTGTCCGGATCTTTCTTTCCGTCGGTCTTCTGTCCGGTTATCCCGCAGACCTCACACTTGGCCCTGGAGGAGTTAGTCATCTTGTTCTCCCATTCCCCGTAAATGCGGCTTATGGCATCGTCTACCGATTCCCCCTCCTTCATCTCCAGGGGGATGTAATAATCCGCCAGGTCCTCTCCGGGCATGAACCCCACAGGGAAATAATACTTCCCGGACTTGTCGGTCCCCCTGACGTGGCAGGAGGCGCATATCATGTTACCTCGCGCCTTATCCAGCTTTGAAGGGTTGATGATCTCTTTCGGATCCCCACCGCCAGCCACATGAAGCTCCCCGGGCCCGTGGCACTCCTCGCAGGACACGCCTTCATCCGCGATGGTTCTCTTCTCCGGGTTGTAGTGGGTCGTATGGCACCCGGCGCAATATTTAGAGTATGGTTTCCTTTTCCAGGACCAGACCGAGTAGGGGCGCCACTCTTTGGACTGAACTGCCCACAATCGCG containing:
- a CDS encoding doubled CXXCH motif translates to MSGRVMITRHSPGPVLRGLLVVLIILMTADRGVGAVIGSPHDLFGQGYLSTSGDKLKTNPQCDFCHFVSSDDRPLIWRAVPPSLRTLGTVGITCSSCHDGVSIMDRNVDAGLTVFHPDSHGLDPNMATIDTFLTNTGLPNLSGGAMNCTTCHDPHNEANRPFLRVPLLGLCERCHRGRKAVGAGPENRTGDHPVSVEPYDKIGGASPISVQQGFKVAFPLNYPAANGRGASGVHWMLGGHLGYGSQGKIECWTCHAIHGRDKKGPVDSLLAVDPVRSVSDEFCEGCHRGERGDGEKTPPFPNPGGTVTGRTYHPEDDDLSNGPGSIVAIADTVELEGYVWGSPDPDTDQPRILCTTCHTAHDGLAYSPGLVKISDTIRNDSGINSFCEICHRLPPEGHHGYNEWDKSSLAGSTIAIPLGNSNLGFIYGSQLQPGTVYCGLCHRAHNAGYRRKEVDYIPILVDKGTMLCAGCHRLGVSHFMGDPTLPSTYDVGDPPLKRDQWPASLKYSYYGGEGELPGVVTCLSCHDIGPILDGAEQLSHYLLAPAGEDVEWAPGYSEEYLCTGCHGEAPATVGGGATHPLLDADTAKFSTIYSDHLMPGETSASYTMNNLINCQSCHLPHGAALPGGVYMLKIARGTNTAPQAIHPKIEYTALCNSCHPAAEY
- a CDS encoding NHL repeat protein, whose product is MKVRNKERESGKFHCLFPWARMLFLPAVLMAVVVGSTSQALPTDGEVSLSPPRWIGIYQEEHLVNLRWFRVQGAVRYVVMRRDGDQGHFNEIRRSKNPVYDDSNVKANLNYYYQIIPLDKQERPGPPSEVRYFRIVSQALESVQPPEWAAHQIRPDGLALTWSHGAPRSVLAYNLYRKRKGDENFSLVYSSVDTSYLDHDVIPGEIYQYVLTAFSRTLKESARSAVLRVLFKARGAGSRAKGPFQGIKTLEEVVSRTELIKMYGWEDYGFVSPVDVDYRKDTDQIYVSDSGTGEIIIIGSRDEVQNRLGGTGNSPWEFDRLMGIAIDADGKVYAVDAYRGEIVVFNPNGYFDRRITLLGMVKDYFGDDFNKRFPHFRFGLVDIAIGSDGALLVTDNPNGWIYVLDRNNKLVNILGGRGYEPGLMQYPTFLTVSGPDRLIVSDTLNSRLQIMRLSGKPERIIGETGLGIGQFIRPKGIARDKKGVIYVADSYLNAIQVFRPDGTFVALLGNENGLPLDVGSPNGIVLAPPDRLVICEKLARRVQVRKVPTMRVSP
- a CDS encoding cytochrome c nitrite reductase subunit c552, which gives rise to MVLNRKVLLSLFFILFFSQYFFPVFSMAAGMEGYVTSTECRKCHEEIYNQWKKTPHARMLRNALKDPGAIEATNFGPDIPFKKSDIYFTIGSHWIQKYLTLLGGQFYVLPKYWNIAEAKWEPYSIWNWKQNPYPITCNGCHAVGFDQQTRSYAEESIACEACHGPGDKHVEAGGDPALIVNPAKLDKERRDMICEACHTDGKDKKTQKFPFPVGFKPGDDLTDYYTDFFMPKPKSKGWYWGDMSYKERHRMFMYWQTKFYATDRACDVCGFDRGITVTEHRMMSRSEYCGTCHRKIYPAYEKHSMHTEAQAECVDCHVPTVTDGGKRYSIHDHKFDFSRPPMPCIECHDSDMNGQEAPADSHNFNINEVSIKENLTVPQACARCHGDKDEAWINAGIKSIKAPK
- a CDS encoding doubled CXXCH motif, which gives rise to MSRLIAIALLSLLLGTAPVAGAASALGAGDNQPSAGSVSGKTYVGMTISHDAPGGNHYLGAKACAGCHEDEYAGWKETFHSTVVQDARANPSAILADFTLEDLPFTRDEVEYTIGLHWDQRYMKKIGKEYYVLPRLWAVQSKEWRPYSVWSWKRKPYSKYCAGCHTTHYNPEKRTIADEGVSCEECHGPGELHVAGGGDPKEIINPSKLDKARGNMICASCHVRGTDKSGKYYFPVGFMPGEDLADYYIPLEMKEGESVDDAISRIYGEWENKMTNSSRAKCEVCGITGQKTDGKKDPDTMDFCFSCHDFRAKMPLHTRHPNTVKLVCNDCHVKRGKDLNKGLSGNIHSYSYFLVHTQNCYDPRIQKACAKCHTDKPDAENWALDLINSWKKPVFVGH
- the resA_7 gene encoding thiol-disulfide oxidoreductase ResA, producing MGFPMKLRALVVRITLTLAASLISLALVTAAISPDVAMGASIREGDVAPLFIGVDLQGVSHNLQDHIGKDVIMLDFWSIYCVSCVQEMPKLVALHKKYKDQGFVAFGIDLDSFSVRRVKRFVNGLNYDVSYPIIVDRKREIAGAYKVSMLPTTIFIGKDGKVKLFHIGYKPGNEDEFDDLIEKLIK
- the resA_8 gene encoding thiol-disulfide oxidoreductase ResA, which produces MMKKIHPAIGIYFSPAILTVLFLALLLGGVAFASEATDKVAENRILKIGTQAPDFEIQTIDGKPYQLREHLGQKPILLFFWSFFCGPCREEMPSFQNIYSEVGKDRMEFVGINLDGKGLSKAINKFLASSKMEFVPLFDELIGINYKVADPYGIAGTPTVYVIDLQGKIAFSGVGRVEPDELKKVLEGILAGS
- the resA_9 gene encoding thiol-disulfide oxidoreductase ResA, whose product is MKRRKMLFVVLVLFMVVPNITLCFQGVSEAQSTAMKVKIGQKAPDFTLKSLDGKEITLSSYFGKKVVMLEFWATWCNICKKEIPTLIKDYNEYKDRGFELLAIALETGDDKQVRKMAKEKGMPYPVLIDSDLKVATKIYGLAGPIPLKVIIGVDGTVKYSHVGDYPPGENEVPFVLDDLVLEVPR